One genomic segment of Cellulophaga sp. HaHaR_3_176 includes these proteins:
- a CDS encoding mannosyltransferase: MEKYWKLHKLPILIVLISAICYNLLAFNFQRDEFIKLISIFLGLSILCYKLIEFEKLNFRFLLFSGIIFRIIFLLILPNLSQDYFRFIWDGELLSNGLNPYLKTPNQLIEESNLIIDNVIKLYNGMGSLSAKHYSNYPPLNQIIFAISVFIGGKSIAGSVVVMRLFIISADIGIVLIGRKLLKKINRAPHLIFWYFLNPLVIVELTGNLHFEGVMLFFFIWSLYLISKNNWKIGGVIYALSISVKLVPLVFLPLFLKHLGFKKSIFFYSIIGLTTLTLIAPFYSSEFIHNYSKTIGLWFSNFEFNSSIYNLVKEIAVSHFDAKPWELIKVYGKITPIIVITSVLLFTFFKVDRNITTLITAMLWVLSIYYFTSATVHPWYIIFLILLTVFTNYRYSIVWSLAVVLSYWAYSNSDYKEHLGILLFEYIAVYGFMFYEIFKLRNKKHVFCKKNTINDVKSN; encoded by the coding sequence ATGGAAAAGTATTGGAAACTTCATAAACTTCCAATTTTAATAGTACTTATCAGTGCTATATGCTATAATCTTTTAGCTTTTAATTTTCAAAGAGATGAGTTCATTAAACTAATATCCATTTTTCTTGGATTATCAATTTTATGCTATAAACTCATTGAATTTGAAAAGCTAAATTTTAGGTTTCTTTTATTTTCTGGAATAATATTTAGAATTATTTTTCTTTTAATTCTTCCCAATTTATCGCAAGATTATTTTCGATTTATATGGGATGGAGAGCTACTATCTAATGGTTTAAATCCATATTTAAAAACACCCAATCAACTTATTGAAGAATCTAATTTAATAATTGATAACGTCATTAAACTATATAATGGCATGGGAAGCTTAAGTGCCAAACACTATAGCAATTACCCTCCTCTAAATCAAATCATTTTTGCCATATCAGTATTTATTGGCGGCAAAAGTATTGCGGGTTCTGTAGTTGTAATGCGCCTCTTTATTATTTCTGCAGATATCGGAATTGTACTTATTGGTCGTAAATTATTAAAAAAAATAAATCGAGCTCCTCACCTTATTTTCTGGTATTTTTTAAATCCATTAGTTATTGTTGAACTTACCGGAAATCTTCATTTTGAAGGGGTAATGCTTTTCTTTTTTATATGGTCATTGTACTTAATCTCTAAAAATAATTGGAAAATTGGAGGTGTAATTTACGCCTTATCTATTTCCGTAAAATTGGTCCCACTAGTCTTTCTTCCTCTTTTCTTAAAACATTTAGGCTTCAAAAAAAGCATTTTTTTTTATAGCATTATAGGCCTAACAACATTGACTTTAATAGCCCCTTTCTATTCTTCTGAATTTATACATAATTATTCTAAAACGATTGGATTATGGTTTTCTAATTTTGAATTTAATTCCAGTATTTATAATTTAGTTAAAGAAATAGCCGTAAGTCATTTTGATGCTAAACCTTGGGAGCTTATAAAAGTGTATGGCAAAATAACTCCTATCATCGTTATTACTTCTGTTTTATTATTTACGTTTTTTAAAGTAGATAGAAATATAACAACATTAATAACAGCAATGCTTTGGGTACTTTCTATTTACTACTTTACATCAGCAACCGTACACCCTTGGTATATTATTTTTCTAATACTACTTACCGTTTTTACAAATTACAGATATTCTATCGTATGGTCTTTAGCTGTTGTACTTAGTTATTGGGCATATTCAAATAGTGATTATAAAGAACATTTAGGAATATTGCTTTTTGAATATATTGCAGTATATGGTTTTATGTTTTACGAAATATTTAAGCTTCGTAACAAAAAGCACGTTTTTTGTAAAAAAAATACCATAAATGATGTCAAGTCAAATTAA